Sequence from the Cellulomonas fimi ATCC 484 genome:
GGTTCGAGATGCGGTTCCGGGTGAAGTGCTCGACCCTGGCAGGGAGCCGGACCCGGAGAGAGCCGTCGACCAGACGCGCCCGCTTCTCGGTCCGGAAGGGCACCGGCCGTGCAGCCGTGCGCGCGAGGGGTGCCTTCCCCGGAAGGTCGATGCGCCATGCGCGTCCTCGGGATCAATGCGGTCTTCCACGACTCCTCCGCCGCGCTCGTCGTCGACGGGCAGGTGGTGGCCGCCGCGGAGGAAGAGCGGTTCAGCCGGCGCAAGCACGGCAAGCGGCCCGTGCCGTTCGCCGCGTGGGAGCTCCCCGACCAGGCGGCGCGGTGGTGCCTCGTGCACGCCGGGCTGCGGCCGCAGGACCTCGACGCGGTCGCCTACGGGTTCGACCCCGCGCTCGCGAAGGCCGCCGAGGACATGGGCCTCGACGACCCGTGGGACCACCTGCGGATCATGTACGCCGAGCGGGCGCCGGGCTTCCTCGCGTCGGTGCTGCCGGGGCTCGACCCGGGGCGGGTGCGGTTCGTCGCGCACCACGTCGCGCACGCCGCGTCGGCGGGGTTGCAGGCGGGCTTCCCGTCGTCCGCGGTGATGGCGCTCGACGGTCGCGGGGAGCGCGCTTCGGCCCTGCTCGGCCGCTACGACGGCGGCCGGCTGGAGACGGTCGCCACGCAGGACCTGCCCCACTCGCTCGGGCTCGTCTACGAGTCGCTCACCGAGCACCTGGGGTTCCTGCGGTCGAGCGACGAGTACAAGGTCATGGCGCTCGCGTCGTACGGGCGTCCGCGGTTCCTCGACGAGCTGCGCGGGCTGCTGCGCGTGACGGGCGACGGCGGGTACGTCGCGGTGCCGCCGGACTGGTCGCGGTGGGCGCCGCCGCGCGTCGACGACGGCACGTGGGACGGCGCGCACGCGGACCTCGCGTGCTCGGTGCAGGCCCGCCTCGAGGAGGTGCTGGTCGAGCTCGCGACGTGGCTGCGTCAGGAGACGGGTGAGTCGAGGCTCACGATGGCCGGCGGGATCGCGCTGAACTGCGTCGCGAACTCGCGGATCTGGCGCGAGGCCGGGTTCGACGAGGTGTGGGTGCAGCCCGCGTCGGGCGACTCGGGGACGGCGCTCGGGGCCGCGCTGCAGGTCGCGGCCGACGCGGGCGACACGATCGCGCCGATGACGACCGCGGCCCTCGGGCGCGGCTGGTCCGACGACGAGCTCGCCGGCTGGCTGCGGGCCGCGCACGTGCCGTTCGAGACGCCCGAGGACCTGCCCCGGCAGGTCGCGGCGGCGCTCGCGCAGGACGCGGTCGTCGCCTGGTTCGACGGTCGCGCCGAGTTCGGCCCGCGCGCCCTCGGTCAGCGCTCGCTCCTCGCCCACCCGGGTGTCGCGGAGAACCTGGAGCGGCTCAACGACGTCAAGGGGCGCGAGCAGTTCCGCCCCGTCGCCCCGATGGTGCTCGCCGAGGACGCGGCCGAGATCTTCTCCGACGGGCCGCTGCCCAGCCCCTACATGCTGTTCGTCCACCGCGTCGCGGAGCAGTGGCGGGACCGGGTGCCGGCGGTCGTGCACGTGGACGGCACCGCGCGCATCCAGACGGTCGACGCCGACGCGCAGCCGCGGCTCGCGGCGACCCTGCGGGCGTTCCGCGACCTGACCGGCCTGCCCGTGGTGGTGAACACGAGCCTGAACACCGCGGGCCGCCCGATGGTCGACGACCCCCGCGACGCCCTCGAGCTGTTCGGGTCGGCGCCGGTGGACGTGCTCGTCGTCGGCCCGCACCTCGTCCGGCGCGCGTCGCTGTTCGCCGCACCCCGGCTCCGCGCGGGCGAGCGGGTGCCGTCGTGACGTGGTCGGTCGTGGTGCCGACGGTCGGGCGTCCCTCGCTGGACCGCCTGCTCGCGAGCCTCGCGGCGCAGCGCTGGGCCGACGACCGCCCCGGTCCGGAGCGGGTCGTCGTCGTGGACGACCGCCCGTTCACCGCGCACGAGCCGCTGCGCCCGACGGGAGCGCGCGTCGTGCGGACCGGCGGTCGCGGCCCCGCGGCGGCGCGCAACGCGGGCTGGCGGTCCGTGACGTCGCCCTGGGTCGTGTTCCTCGACGACGACGTGCTGCTGCCCGACGGCTGGGGCGACGCGCTGCACGAGGACCTCGCGCACGCGGCGGCCGACGTCGCGGGCAGCCAGGCCCGTCTGCACGTGCCGCTGCCGGACGACCGGCCGCCGACCGACTGGGAACGCAGCACGGCCGGGCTCGAGCGGGCGCGGTGGGCGACGGCCGACATGGCGTACCGGCGCGACGCGCTCGCCGCCGTCGGCGGGTTCGACGAGCGGTTCCCCCGGGCCTACCGCGAGGACGCCGACCTCGCGCTGCGCGTGCGGCAGGCCGGCTGGCGGCTCGAGCGCGGGCGGCGGACGACGCACCACCCCGTGCGCCCCGCCGACGCGTGGGTCAGCGTGCGCGTCCAGCGGGGCAACGCCGACGACGCGCTGCTGCGCGCCCGGTACGGGCCGGGCTGGCGCGAGCTGACCGAGGCCGGGACGGGGCGGTTCGTGCCGCACGTCGCGACGTCGGCGGCAGCGCTCGCCACGCTCGGCGGCGCCGCGCTGCGACGACGGCCGCTCACCGTCGCGGGGGCCGTCGCGTGGCTCGCCCTCACCGCGGACCTCACGGGCCGGCGGCTGCGACCCGGCCCGGGCCCGGGCGACGCGGGCTGGCCCGCGGAGTGGGCCCGGATGGTGAGCACGTCGCTCGTCCTGCCGGTGGTCGCCGTCGTGCACCGGCTGCGCGGCGAGGCGCGGTGGCGGGGGGCGGCACCCGCGTGGCCGCGGCCCGTCCGCGCCCTGCTGCTCGACCGCGACGGGACGCTCGTGCACGACGTCCCGTACAACGGCGACCCGGACGCCGTCCGGCCCGTCGACGGTGCGCGCGAGGTGCTGGACCGGGTGCGTGCCGCGGGGATCCGCGTCGGGCTCGTCAGCAACCAGTCCGGCGTCGCACGCGGGCTGCTCACGTCGGCCCAGGTCGACGCGGTGAACGCGCGCGTCGCCGCGCTGCTCGGACCGTTCGACGTCGTGCGGGTCTGCCCGCACGCGCCCGAGGACGGCTGCGCGTGCCGCAAGCCCGCCCCGGGCATGGTCCTCGACGCCGCCGCCGCGCTCGGCGTCGCGCCGTGGGAGTGCGCCGTGGTCGGCGACATCGGGGCGGACCTCGACGCAGCCGTCGCCGCGGGCGCGCGGGGCGTCCTCGTGCCGACGCCCTCGACCCGCCCGGCCGAGGTCGCGGCGGCCGCGGCGGTCGGTGCCCTGGCCGACGACCTCGACGCGGCCGTGCGCCTGGTCCTGCCGGTCGGTGCGCCGTGACCCGGGTCGTGGCCGTGCGGCTCGACTCCGAGGGCGACGTCCTGCTGTGCGGGCCTGCCGTGCGGGCGCTGGCCGCGACGGGTGACGTCGACCTGCTCGCCTCCCCCGCCGGGGCCGCCGCGGGACGGCTGCTGCCGGGCGTGCGCGACGTCCTCGTCTTCGACGCACCGTGGAGCGGGTACGTGCCGCCACCCGTCGACGCCACCCGCGTCGCGCGGACCGTCGCCGAGCTGGCCGCCCGCCGGTACGAGCGCGCGGTCGTGCTGACGTCCGCGCACCAGTCCCCGCTGCCCACCGCGCTGCTGCTGCGCCTCGCGGGCGTGCGGTTCGTCGCCGCGGACTGCGACGACTACCCCGGGTCGCTGCTGGACCTGCGGCACCGGCGCGCGCAGGGGCGGCACGAGGTCCAGGCGGCGCTCGACCTGGCGGTCGCGGCGGGCGGACGACCCGTCCCGACGCCGGACGGCCGTCCGGGCGACGCGCTCGCGGTGCGCACCCCGCTGCCCGACGTCTCCGCCCTCCTCCCCGGCCGCCCCTTCGTCGTGCTGCACCCGGGTGCGTCGGTACCGGCCCGCGCGCCCGCACCGGACCACGCCACCGCGCTCGCCGTCGCCCTCGCCGCGGCCGGGCGGCACGTCGTGGTCACCGGTGGCCCGACCGAGCGGGCGCTGACCGCGCACGTCGCGGAGGCCGCCCGCACCGCCGCCCACGCGCCCGTGACGGACCTCGGCGGGCGCACCGACCTCGCGGCCCTCGCCGCGGTCCTCGCCGCGGCCGACGCCGTCGTCGTGGGCAACACCGGCCCCGCCCACCTCGCCGCGGCGGTCGGGACGCCGGTCGTCTCGCTCTTCGCGCCCGTCGTGCCCGCGGACCGGTGGCGTCCCTGGGGCGTGCCGCACGTCGTGCTCGGCGACCAGGAGGCACCGTGCGCGGCGACCCGGGCCCGCGCCTGCCCCGTGCCCGGCCACCCGTGCCTGACGGGCATCGACCCGCGCGCGGTCGTCGACGCCGTCGACCGGCTCGCGCCCGTGCGGCAGGGGGTGCCCGCATGAGGGTGCTGCTGTGGCACGTGCACGGCTCGTGGACCACCGCGTTCGTCCAGGGCCCCGACACCTACGTGCTGCCCGTCGTGCCCGGGCGCGGCCCGGACGGGCGCGGACGCGCGCAGACGTGGGACTGGCCCGCGTCCGCGGTCGAGGTGCCCGCCGACCGGCTGCGCGACGAGCAGGTCGACGTCGTCGTGCTGCAGCGCCCTCGCGACGCCGAGCTGCTGCGTGCGTGGACCGGCCTGCGCGCGGGCACCGACGTGCCCGCCGTGTACGTCGAGCACAACACGCCGCGCGTGCCGGGCGACGCGACGTGGCACCCGGTCGGCCTGCGGGACGACGTCGTGCTCGTGCACGTCACGCCGTTCAACGCGCTCGCCTGGAACAACGGTCGGGCGCCGGTCGTGGTCGTCGAGCACGGCGTCGTCGACCCGGGGGCCCGGTACACGGGCGGGCGTGCGACGCTCGCCGCGGCCGTCAACGAGCCGGTGCGGCGCTGGTGGGTCGCGGGCACCGACGTGCTGCTGCGCGTCGCCGCGGCGGTCCCGCTCGAGGTCCACGGCATGGGCACCGACCAGCTCGTCGCGCACGCCCCGCACCTCGCGGGCCGCGTGCACGACCTGGACCAGGACGCGCTGCACGACGCGCTCGCGACCAGCCGTGCCTACGTGCACCCGTTCCGCTGGACGAGCCTCGGCCTGTCGCTCGTCGAGGCGATGACCCTCGGCTCCCCCGTGCTGGCACTCGCGACGACCGCCGCACCCGAGGCCGTGCCCGCCTCCGCGGGCCTGGTGACGTCGGACGTCGACGCGCTCGTCGCGACCGCGCGGCGCTGGCTGCACGACCCGGACGAGGCGCGCGAGCGCGGCGCCGCGGCCCGGGCGCACGCGCTCGCGCACTTCGGCCTGGAGCGCTTCCTGACCGACTGGCAGCACCTGCTGAAGGAGGTGACGCGATGAGGATCGCGATGGTGTCGGAGCACGCCAGCCCGCTGGCGGTGCTCGGCGGGGTCGACGCGGGAGGGCAGAACGTGCACGTCGCGGCTCTCGCCGCGGCGCTCGCGGGGCTGGGGCACACGGTCGACGTCTACACCCGGCGCGACGACCCCGGCCTGCCGCCTGAGGTCGACCTGTGCCCCGGCGTGCGCGTCCGGCACGTCGACGCGGGCCCGCCCGAGGCCGTGCCGAAGGACGACCTGCTGCCGTGGATGCCGCAGTTCGCGCGCGTCCTCGTCGACGCGTGGGCGCACGAGCGCCCCGACGTGGTGCACGCGCACTTCTGGATGTCCGGCCTCGCGGCGGTGCAGGCCGGCGAGGCGACGGGTGTGCCCGTGGTGCAGACGTTCCACGCGCTGGGCTCCGTGAAGCGGCGGCACCAGGGCGCCAAGGACACGAGCCCGCCGGGACGCGTCGTCACCGAGACGACGGTCGGCCGCCGGGTCGCGGCGGTGGTGGCGACGTGCACCGACGAGGTCACCGAGCTCAGCCGCATGGGCGTGCCCGTGGGCCACGTGCGCGTCGTGCCGTGCGGCGTGGACGTCGCGCACTTCTCGCCGGCCGCCGCACCCGCCGGGCCGCCGCGCCGTGAGCCGGTGCGCCTGCTGGTCGTCGGTCGCCTGGTGGAGCGCAAGGGCGTCGACACGGTGATCGACGCGCTCGCGGACCTGCCCGACGCCGAGCTGTGCGTCGCGGGCGGCCCCGGTGCCGACGACCTCGACGGCGACCCCGAGGTGGTCCGGCTGCGCGCGCGTGCCACCGCGCGCGGCGTCGCCGACCGCGTGCACCTGCTCGGCCGGGTGGCGCACGACGCCATGCCCGGGCTGCTGCGGTCCGCGGACGTCGTCGTCGCGACCCCGTGGTACGAGCCGTTCGGGATCGTGCCGCTCGAGGCGGCGGCGTGCGGCGTCCCGGTCGTCGGCAGCGCCGTCGGCGGCCTGCTCGACTCGGTCGTGGACGGCCGCACGGGCGTGCTGGTGCCGCCGCGCGACCCGCAGGCCGTCGCCCGTGCCGTGCGCTCGCTCGTCGACGCCCCGGTCTGGGCCGCGGCGACGGGGCGCGCGGCGCGCGAGCGCGCCGTCCGGCTGTACGCGTGGGAGCGGGTCGCCGCCGCGACGGCCGAGGTGTACGCCACGGTCACGACGGGCGTCGGGACGCGGGACGGCGTCGGGACGCGGGAGGTGAGGGCGGTATGAGCGCACGGGACTGGATCGGGGACCACCGGCGCGAGCTGACGCTCGGGCTGTCCGCGCTGCAGGACGAGGCGCGCACGGTCGAGCGGTGGGGCCGCGTGCTCGCGGTCCGCCTGGCGGCCGGGTCGCGCCTGCTCGCGGCCGGCAACGGCGGCAGCGCCGCGGAGGCGCAGCACCTCACCGGTGAGCTCGTCGGGCGGTTCCTCGCGGACCGGCGGCCGCTGTCGGCGATCGCGTTGTGCGCGGACAGCGCGAGCTACACGGCGATCGTCAACGACTACGGCGCCGACGAGGTGTTCGCGCGCCAGGTCGACGCGCACGGTCGGCCGGGCGACGTGCTGGTGCTGCTGTCGACCTCGGGCCGCAGCCCCAACGTGGTGCGCGCGGCCGAGCGGGGCCGGGCCGCGGGCCTGCTGGTGTGGGGCCTGACCGGTCCCGCGCCGAACCCGCTCGCGGCCCTGTGCCACGCGTCGCTGTGCGTGCCGGCACCGAGCACCGCGGCGATCCAGGCCGTGCACCTCGTCGCGGTCCACGCGCTGTGCGCGGCGCTCGACGCACACCTGCCGGCCGCCGTCGACGCCGGCGTGCGCCTCGACGCCGGGCCCGCCACCCCCGGTCACGTCACGGGGACGCGCGACGAGCCCGACCGCGTCGCGGCCGCTCGGGGGGCCCGGCTCGTCGCCGGACCGGCAGGCGTGCCCGCCGGCCGTGCGTCCGGAGTGCCCGCGTGACCGCGGGACCGCGGGTCGTCGTCGTCGGGGACGCGGTCCTGGACCGGGACGTCGTGGGCCGCACGGACCGTCTGTGCCCCGATGCGCCCGCCCCCGTGCTCGACGTGACGGCCACGCGCTCCAGCCCCGGCGGCGCCGGCCTCGCGGCGCTGCTGTGCGCGGCGTCCGGGGCGCGCGTGACGCTCGTGGCCCCGGTCGCGGACGACGACGACGGCGCGGAGCTCGTCGCGGGCCTGGGCGGTGTCGACGTGCTGCGCCTCGACCACGACGGGGCGACGCGCACCAAGACGCGCGTGCGCGCGGGTGGGACGTCGCTCGTGCGGATCGACGCGGGCGGTCCCGGCACACCGTCGCACGTCCCGGTCGACGCGCTGCGCACGCTCCTCGCGTCGGCGGACGCGGTGCTCGTGTCCGACTACGGCGCGGGCACGACGCACGACCCGCGGGTCCGCACGCTCCTGACCGCGGCGGCCCGCACGACGCCGACCGTCTGG
This genomic interval carries:
- a CDS encoding carbamoyltransferase family protein, which codes for MRVLGINAVFHDSSAALVVDGQVVAAAEEERFSRRKHGKRPVPFAAWELPDQAARWCLVHAGLRPQDLDAVAYGFDPALAKAAEDMGLDDPWDHLRIMYAERAPGFLASVLPGLDPGRVRFVAHHVAHAASAGLQAGFPSSAVMALDGRGERASALLGRYDGGRLETVATQDLPHSLGLVYESLTEHLGFLRSSDEYKVMALASYGRPRFLDELRGLLRVTGDGGYVAVPPDWSRWAPPRVDDGTWDGAHADLACSVQARLEEVLVELATWLRQETGESRLTMAGGIALNCVANSRIWREAGFDEVWVQPASGDSGTALGAALQVAADAGDTIAPMTTAALGRGWSDDELAGWLRAAHVPFETPEDLPRQVAAALAQDAVVAWFDGRAEFGPRALGQRSLLAHPGVAENLERLNDVKGREQFRPVAPMVLAEDAAEIFSDGPLPSPYMLFVHRVAEQWRDRVPAVVHVDGTARIQTVDADAQPRLAATLRAFRDLTGLPVVVNTSLNTAGRPMVDDPRDALELFGSAPVDVLVVGPHLVRRASLFAAPRLRAGERVPS
- a CDS encoding HAD-IIIA family hydrolase; protein product: MTWSVVVPTVGRPSLDRLLASLAAQRWADDRPGPERVVVVDDRPFTAHEPLRPTGARVVRTGGRGPAAARNAGWRSVTSPWVVFLDDDVLLPDGWGDALHEDLAHAAADVAGSQARLHVPLPDDRPPTDWERSTAGLERARWATADMAYRRDALAAVGGFDERFPRAYREDADLALRVRQAGWRLERGRRTTHHPVRPADAWVSVRVQRGNADDALLRARYGPGWRELTEAGTGRFVPHVATSAAALATLGGAALRRRPLTVAGAVAWLALTADLTGRRLRPGPGPGDAGWPAEWARMVSTSLVLPVVAVVHRLRGEARWRGAAPAWPRPVRALLLDRDGTLVHDVPYNGDPDAVRPVDGAREVLDRVRAAGIRVGLVSNQSGVARGLLTSAQVDAVNARVAALLGPFDVVRVCPHAPEDGCACRKPAPGMVLDAAAALGVAPWECAVVGDIGADLDAAVAAGARGVLVPTPSTRPAEVAAAAAVGALADDLDAAVRLVLPVGAP
- a CDS encoding glycosyltransferase family 9 protein; translation: MTRVVAVRLDSEGDVLLCGPAVRALAATGDVDLLASPAGAAAGRLLPGVRDVLVFDAPWSGYVPPPVDATRVARTVAELAARRYERAVVLTSAHQSPLPTALLLRLAGVRFVAADCDDYPGSLLDLRHRRAQGRHEVQAALDLAVAAGGRPVPTPDGRPGDALAVRTPLPDVSALLPGRPFVVLHPGASVPARAPAPDHATALAVALAAAGRHVVVTGGPTERALTAHVAEAARTAAHAPVTDLGGRTDLAALAAVLAAADAVVVGNTGPAHLAAAVGTPVVSLFAPVVPADRWRPWGVPHVVLGDQEAPCAATRARACPVPGHPCLTGIDPRAVVDAVDRLAPVRQGVPA
- a CDS encoding glycosyltransferase, translating into MRVLLWHVHGSWTTAFVQGPDTYVLPVVPGRGPDGRGRAQTWDWPASAVEVPADRLRDEQVDVVVLQRPRDAELLRAWTGLRAGTDVPAVYVEHNTPRVPGDATWHPVGLRDDVVLVHVTPFNALAWNNGRAPVVVVEHGVVDPGARYTGGRATLAAAVNEPVRRWWVAGTDVLLRVAAAVPLEVHGMGTDQLVAHAPHLAGRVHDLDQDALHDALATSRAYVHPFRWTSLGLSLVEAMTLGSPVLALATTAAPEAVPASAGLVTSDVDALVATARRWLHDPDEARERGAAARAHALAHFGLERFLTDWQHLLKEVTR
- a CDS encoding glycosyltransferase gives rise to the protein MRIAMVSEHASPLAVLGGVDAGGQNVHVAALAAALAGLGHTVDVYTRRDDPGLPPEVDLCPGVRVRHVDAGPPEAVPKDDLLPWMPQFARVLVDAWAHERPDVVHAHFWMSGLAAVQAGEATGVPVVQTFHALGSVKRRHQGAKDTSPPGRVVTETTVGRRVAAVVATCTDEVTELSRMGVPVGHVRVVPCGVDVAHFSPAAAPAGPPRREPVRLLVVGRLVERKGVDTVIDALADLPDAELCVAGGPGADDLDGDPEVVRLRARATARGVADRVHLLGRVAHDAMPGLLRSADVVVATPWYEPFGIVPLEAAACGVPVVGSAVGGLLDSVVDGRTGVLVPPRDPQAVARAVRSLVDAPVWAAATGRAARERAVRLYAWERVAAATAEVYATVTTGVGTRDGVGTREVRAV
- a CDS encoding D-sedoheptulose-7-phosphate isomerase, which encodes MSARDWIGDHRRELTLGLSALQDEARTVERWGRVLAVRLAAGSRLLAAGNGGSAAEAQHLTGELVGRFLADRRPLSAIALCADSASYTAIVNDYGADEVFARQVDAHGRPGDVLVLLSTSGRSPNVVRAAERGRAAGLLVWGLTGPAPNPLAALCHASLCVPAPSTAAIQAVHLVAVHALCAALDAHLPAAVDAGVRLDAGPATPGHVTGTRDEPDRVAAARGARLVAGPAGVPAGRASGVPA